A genomic segment from Glycine max cultivar Williams 82 chromosome 1, Glycine_max_v4.0, whole genome shotgun sequence encodes:
- the LOC100800894 gene encoding BSD domain-containing protein, translating into MEDLWKRAKTFAEEAAKKSQSLTPSSSRIADLVSETAKKSKELAAEASKKADILKSAALRQADQIKSFSDTIAIPPQFAAIASAATSAATSPPSATPQELEKFGVTDDLRSFVKGLTSTTFQNFPLSSDESEGSDVTTVGSNVRKDLNEFQEKHATLVLTTVKEISRLRYELCPRAMKERHFWKIYFTLVNTHVAPYEKQYMQEVQLRAAAEQNVDPKEEQPAVTGGTGKAEAIGGNVKSRPSNSSSTEQDLDTFLLGDLEDSDEAPDDGEGSFDDDFDKIGNSDVEDEKHVKKTAATV; encoded by the exons ATGGAGGACCTGTGGAAGCGCGCGAAGACCTTCGCCGAAGAGGCCGCGAAGAAATCCCAATCCCTGACCCCTTCCTCCTCCCGGATCGCCGATCTCGTCTCCGAAACCGCCAAGAAATCGAAGGAGCTCGCCGCCGAAGCCTCCAAGAAGGCCGACATCCTCAAATCCGCCGCGCTTCGCCAGGCAGACCAGATCAAGTCCTTCTCCGACACAATCGCAATTCCTCCCCAATTCGCCGCCATTGCCTCCGCCGCCACTTCCGCCGCCACCTCCCCGCCCTCCGCCACGCCGCAGGAGCTCGAGAAGTTCGGCGTCACTGATGACCTCCGATCCTTCGTCAAGGGCCTCACTTCCACCACCTTCCAGAACTTTCCTCTTAGTTCCG ACGAATCGGAGGGCTCTGATGTGACTACTGTGGGATCCAATGTTCGGAAGGATCTCAATGAGTTTCAGGAGAAGCATGCCACTCTCGTTTTAACTACTGTCAAG GAAATTTCAAGATTGAGATATGAACTATGTCCACGTGCTATGAAAGAAAGACACTTTTGGAAGATATATTTCACACTTGTCAACACTCATGTGGCTCC GTATGAGAAGCAATATATGCAGGAGGTTCAGCTTAGAGCGGCAGCAGAGCAGAATGTAGATCCTAAGGAAGAGCAACCTGCTGTTACTGGAGGAACTGGAAAGGCAGAAGCAATTGGGGGCAATGTGAAGAGTAGGCCTTCTAATTCATCCTCTACTGAACAAGACTTAGATACATTTCTTCTTGGAGATCTTGAAGACAGTGATGAAGCTCCAG ATGACGGTGAGGgcagttttgatgatgattttgACAAGATTGGCAATTCA GATGTTGAAGATGAGAAGCATGTGAAGAAAACTGCTGCAACAGTTTAG